One Brassica napus cultivar Da-Ae chromosome C2, Da-Ae, whole genome shotgun sequence DNA window includes the following coding sequences:
- the LOC125582384 gene encoding uncharacterized protein LOC125582384 yields MHPEKAPGPDGMTALFYQKFWDIVKDDLTRMVNEFHFEGTMAQGFNDTNIFLIPKTTKPDEMTQFRPISLCNVSYKIISKVLCQRLKKVLPQRISETQSAFVAGRHITDNIMITQEMFHALRTKPAGRVKRMAIKTGMSKAYDRMEWSFIEAVMRKMGFSEIWIGWIMRCIISVKYKVLMNGEPRGNIVPGRENQGKIMGMRVARAIPSVSHLLFADNSMIPANDRQQIKDTLGIQNEGGMGSYLGIPEDISGSKCKLFAFLKEKLLHRVNGWTGRWLSKGGKEVLIKSILLVLPTYVMSSFLLPLEICENLASAIAQFWWSSNPPKRGIYWAKWEKMCAPREEGGIGFRMIHEFNLALLAKQLWRLVQFPDSLVARVLRGKYYRLSSPLQAGRVDSPSYVWTSIIDARKLLLLDIRSKVHSGYEIIVWEDPWIPLTPARPARSRVPVVNPKMTVSSLINFKTKEWDARLLEQYVDQEDIQMIQSLAISPTHRRDTFCWSYTKNGQYTVKSGYWVATNLMRENEDAEVIQPSLTKLQAFAWLVNAPQKICHLIWLLIFGQVAVTRNLVRRNMRCDNYCTRCGEPEESVTHAIFECPPAVQVWASSTPSSPQIFPVPSIYANMDYLFWRKNNIMKPKDDRDPYPWIIWYIWKARNDKLFRGIDRDPLELVKYAESECQAWYNARETTQITPQVQIAEDTQALSLSNICMVDGSWTSTSQFSGMGWVWKDIRGNVQLMGTRNLRRRETPLHSESEALRWAMESIIQHSTCQRFGTDCKDLIAMIEQPQAWPNFSTELEIIQTLRLCFSDFKISYLPRTQNAIADSLARNARKLEMNMFQKMVIFSQLVD; encoded by the exons ATGCACCCGGAAAAAGCCCCAGGACCAGATGGAATGACAGCTCTCTTCTACCAGAAGTTTTGGGATATTGTCAAAGATGATTTAACTCGTATGGTTAATGAATTCCATTTCGAAGGGACAATGGCACAGGGCTTTAATGACACGAATATCTTCTTGATCCCTAAGACGACAAAGCCGGATGAGATGACACAATTTAGACCTATCAGTCTATGTAATGTCAGCTACAAGATAAtatctaaggtcttatgccaaaGATTAAAGAAGGTTCTCCCACAACGGATATCTGAGACCCAGTCGGCCTTCGTTGCTGGTAGACATATCACAGATAATATCATGATAACCCAGGAGATGTTTCACGCTTTGAGAACAAAACCGGCAGGTCGAGTAAAGAGGATGGCCATAAAAACTGGtatgagtaaagcatatgataggatggaaTGGTCATTCATTGAGGCAGTCATGAGAAAGATGGGTTTTTCGGAGATATGGATTGGCTGGATTATGAGATGCATCATCTCGGTCAAGTATAAAGTTCTCATGAATGGAGAACCAAGGGGAAATATTGTCCCTGGGAGAG agaatcAAGGGAAAATAATGGGGATGCGAGTCGCACGCGCTATCCCCTCGGTAtcacaccttctctttgctgataaTAGCAT GATTCCAGCGAATGATCGACAACAGATTAAAGATACACTTGGTATCCAAAACGAAGGTGGGATGGGTTCCTACTTAGGAATCCCAGAAGATATTAGTGGATCAAAGTGTAAACTTTTTGCTTTCTTAAAGGAGAAACTATTACACAGAGTGAATGGTTGGACTGGTAGATGGTTGTCCAAGGGAGGAAAAGAAGTCTTAATCAAATCTATCTTGTTAGTTCTTCCGACTTATGTCATGTCCAGTTTCCTGCTACCTTTGGAGATATGTGAGAATCTAGCaagtgccattgcacaattctggtggagctcgAATCCGCCAAAAAGAGGTATTTACTGGGCAAAGTGGGAAAAGATGTGTGCTCCTCGAGAGGAGGGAGGAATTGGGTTCCGCATGATCCATGAATTTAATCTAGCTCTCTTAGCCAAGCAGCTTTGGCGTCTTGTTCAGTTTCCAGACTCATTAGTAGCGAGAGTTCTTCGGGGAAAGTACTATCGTCTAAGCTCGCCTTTGCAAGCAGGCAGAGTGGATTCTCCATCGTATGTATGGACGAGCATTATAGATGCGAGGAAGTTATTGCTCTTGGATATCAGAAGCAAAGTGCACTCAGGATATGAAATTATTGTATGGGAAGATCCTTGGATTCCTTTGACGCCAGCAAGACCGGCTCGTTCCCGGGTTCCAGTAGTTAACCCAAAGATGACTGTCAGTAGTCTCATTAATTTCAAAACAAAGGAGTGGGATGCTCGATTATTGGAACAATATGTAGATCAAGAAGATATACAGATGATTCAGAGTTTGGCAATAAGCCCTACTCATAGACGAGATACATTCTGCTGGAGCTACACTAAGAATGGCCAATATACTGTCAAGTCAGGCTATTGGGTTGCTACAAATTTGATGAGGGAAAACGAGGATGCTGAAGTTATTCAACCTAGCTTAACCAAActccaagcctttgcttggtTAGTAAACGCGCCACAAAAGatttgtcatcttatatggctaTTAATTTTTGGACAGGTAGCGGTAACTAGGAATCTGGTACGCCGTAATATGCGATGTGATAATTATTGTACGAGATGTGGAGAGCCAGAAGAATCTGTTACCCATGCGATCTTCGAATGCCCACCGGCTGTACAGGTTTGGGCATCATCAACACCATCGAGCCCCCAAATCTTTCCGGTACCAAGTATCTATGCTAATATGGATTACCTTTTTTGGAGGAAGAATAATATTATGAAGCCAAAGGATGACAGAGAtccttatccttggataatttggtatatctggaaagctAGAAATGACAAGTTGTTTAGAGGCATTGATAGAGACCCTTTGGAGCTAGTAAAGTATGCGGAGAGTGAGTGCCAAGCTTGGTACAATGCAAGGGAAACTACACAAATCACTCCACAGGTACAGATTGCTGAAGATACACAGGCCTTAAGCTTGAGTaatatttgtatggtggatggttcatggacctccACATCTCAGTTTAGTGGAATGGGATGGGTTTGGAAGGATATCAGGGGAAATGTTCAGCTCATGGGAACAAGGAATCTAAGGAGGCGTGAGACACCTTTACACTCGGAATCGGAAGCGCTACGTTGGGCAATGGAGAGCATTATACAACACTCGACCTGCCAGAGATTTGGGACAGATTGCAAGgacctgattgcaatgatagaGCAACCACAAGCATGGCCCAACTTCTCAACTGAGCTGGAAATCATTCAAACTCTTCGGTTGTGTTTTTCGGACTTCAAGATCAGTTATCTCCCAAGGACACAAAATGCGATTGCTGATTCGTTAGCTAGGAATGCAC GAAAACTTGAGATGAACATGTTTCAGAAAATGGTGATTTTCTCTCAACTTGTAGATTGA